One Setaria viridis chromosome 7, Setaria_viridis_v4.0, whole genome shotgun sequence genomic region harbors:
- the LOC117862967 gene encoding sugar transport protein MST1 gives MVGGGFVAAEGGQVRDYSGGVTFSVAVTCLMAASCGLIFGYDIGVSGGVTQMESFLNKFFPEVLHGMRSAKRDAYCKYDNQLLTAFTSSMYIAGMLASLVASGVTKRAGRKAVMLAGGTMFLAGSVINAGAVNIAMLIIGRILLGFGVGFTAQAAPLYLAETSPTRWRGAFTSAYHIFLVAGTLAANVANYFTNRIPGWGWRVSLGLAAVPATVIVLGALFVSDSPSSLLLRGEPEKARESLQRVRGPDAHVEAEFKDIARAVEEARRNEEGAFRRLRGKGYRHYLVMAVAIPTFFDLTGMIVITVFSPVLFRTVGFDSQKAVFGAVIISLVSLSGVVLSTVVVDRCGRRFLFLAGGTAMLIFQVAVSWILADHLGKHGAATMPRNYAVGVVVLMCLYTFSFSLSWGPLKWVVPSEIYPVDIRSAGQAVTLSVALTLSFTQTQVFISMLCAMKYAIFLFYSGWVLAMTVFIAAFLPETKGVPLEAMRSVWAGHWFWRRFVVLDAKQEVQMNRM, from the exons ATGGTGGGAGGTGGATTCgtcgcggcggagggcggccaGGTGCGCGACTACAGCGGCGGCGTGACGTTCTCCGTCGCGGTCACCTGCCTGATGGCCGCCTCCTGCGGCCTCATCTTCGGCTACGACATTGGCGTCTCAG GTGGCGTGACGCAAATGGAGTCGTTCCTGAACAAGTTCTTCCCGGAGGTGCTCCACGGGATGAGGAGCGCCAAGCGCGACGCCTACTGCAAGTACGACAACCAGCTGCTCACGGCGTTCACGTCGTCGATGTACATCGCCGGCATGCTGGCGTCGCTGGTGGCGAGTGGCGTGACCAAGAGGGCCGGCCGCAAGGCCGtcatgctcgccggcggcaccatGTTCCTCGCCGGCTCCGTCATCAACGCCGGGGCCGTCAACATCGCCATGCTCATCATTGGCAGGATCCTGCTCGGCTTCGGTGTTGGCTTCACCGCGCAG GCGGCTCCCCTGTATCTCGCCGAGACATCACCGACCAGATGGCGCGGCGCCTTCACCTCGGCCTACCATAtcttcctcgtcgccggcaCGCTGGCCGCCAATGTCGCCAACTACTTCACCAACCGCATCCCCGGCTGGGGCTGGCGCGTCtccctcggcctcgccgccgtgccggccaccGTCATCGTCCTGGGCGCCCTCTTCGTCTCCGACAGCCCCAGCAGCCTCCTGCTGCGCGGCGAGCCGGAGAAGGCCCGCGAGTCGCTCCAGCGCGTCCGCGGGCCCGACGCCCACGTGGAGGCCGAGTTCAAGGACATCGCCCGCGCCGTCGAGGAGGCTCGCCGGAACGAGGAGGGCGCGTTCAGGAGGCTGCGCGGCAAGGGGTACCGGCACTACCTGGTGATGGCGGTGGCCATCCCCACGTTCTTCGACCTCACCGGCATGATCGTCATCACCGTGTTCTCGCCGGTGCTGTTCCGGACGGTCGGGTTCGACAGCCAGAAGGCGGTCTTCGGCGCCGTCATCATCAGCCTCGTAAGCCTCTCCGGCGTCGTGCTGTCTACCGTCGTCGTGGACCGCTGCGGCCGCAGGTTCCTattcctcgccggcggcaccgcCATGCTCATTTTCCAG GTGGCCGTGTCATGGATACTGGCTGACCACCTCGGGAAGCACGGCGCGGCGACGATGCCGCGGAACTACGCGGTGGGCGTGGTGGTGCTCATGTGCCTGTACACCTTCAGCTTCAGCCTGTCGTGGGGCCCGCTCAAGTGGGTGGTCCCCAGTGAGATCTACCCCGTGGACATCAGGTCGGCGGGGCAGGCCGTCACCCTGTCCGTCGCGCTCACCCTCTCCTTCACGCAGACGCAGGTGTTCATCTCCATGCTCTGCGCCATGAAGTACGCCATCTTCCTCTTCTACTCCGGCTGGGTCCTGGCCATGACGGTCTTCATCGCCGCGTTCCTACCGGAGACGAAAGGCGTGCCGCTGGAGGCCATGCGGTCGGTGTGGGCAGGGCACTGGTTCTGGAGGAGGTTCGTCGTCTTGGATGCCAAGCAGGAGGTTCAGATGAACCGCATGTAA
- the LOC117862968 gene encoding sugar transport protein MST1 isoform X1, producing MAGRASVVPDGGAGDYGGGVTFSVVVTSLMAASCGIIFGYDSGVSGGVTQMDSFLSKFFPEVVEGRKNARVDAYCKYDNQWLTAFTSSLWIAGTLSSLVASRVTRMVGRQAIMLIGGALFLAGSIINAAAVNIAMLIIGRMLLGFGLGFTLQAAPVYLSETAPAKWRGAFTSAYNAFVVIGILSATITNYFTNRIPDWGWRVSLGLAAVPGAVVVLGAFFVSDTPVSLVMRGQPERARAALQRIRGAEADVDAEFKDIVRAVGVARQNDEGAFRRLFSREYRHYLAIGVAIPVFYEFTGMIVISVFSPVLFRTVGFSSQRAILGSVINSAVNLASTLLSSVVMDRTGRRFLFVIGGLGMMLCEVAISWIMADHLGKHGGVTMPRNYATGVLVLICMCTFSFGLSWAPLRWVVPSEIYPVEVRSAGQAMSISITLCISFVELQVFIALLCAMKYAVFLFYAAWLLAMTIFIVVFLPETKGLPLEAMRSVWAQHWYWNRFVKDAKEEDNQENCL from the exons ATGGCCGGAAGAGCATCCGTCGTGCCCgacggcggtgcgggggactacggcggcggcgtgacgtTCTCCGTGGTGGTGACCAGCCTCATGGCTGCCTCCTGCGGCATCATCTTCGGCTACGACTCTGGCGTCTCAG GTGGCGTGACTCAAATGGACTCGTTCCTGAGCAAGTTCTTCCCGGAAGTGGTGGAGGGTCGGAAGAACGCAAGGGTCGACGCCTACTGCAAGTACGACAACCAGTGGCTGACCGCGTTCACGTCGTCGCTGTGGATCGCCGGCACGCTGTCCTCGCTGGTGGCGAGCCGCGTGACCAGGATGGTGGGCCGCCAGGCCATCATGCTCATCGGCGGCGCGCTGTTCCTTGCCGGCTCCATCATCAACGCCGCCGCGGTGAACATCGCCATGCTCATCATCGGCCGGATGCTGCTCGGCTTCGGCCTCGGGTTCACCTTGCAGGCTGCTCCGGTGTATTTGTCGGAGACAGCGCCGGCGAAGTGGCGCGGCGCCTTCACGTCGGCCTACAACGCCTTCGTGGTCATCGGGATCCTGTCCGCGACCATCACCAACTACTTCACCAACCGCATCCCCGACTGGGGGTGGCGCGTCtccctcggcctcgccgccgtgccgggcgccgtcgtcgtcctggGAGCTTTCTTCGTCTCGGACACGCCCGTCAGCCTCGTCATGCGAGGCCAACCCGAGAGGGCTCGGGCCGCGCTGCAGCGCATCCGCGGAGCGGAGGCGGACGTCGACGCCGAATTCAAGGACATCGTCCGCGCCGTGGGCGTGGCGCGGCAGAACGACGAGGGCGCGTTCCGGAGGCTGTTCAGCAGGGAGTACCGGCACTACCTGGCGATCGGGGTGGCCATTCCCGTGTTCTACGAGTTCACCGGCATGATCGTCATCTCCGTCTTCTCGCCGGTGCTGTTCCGGACGGTTGGGTTCAGCAGCCAGAGGGCTATCCTTGGGTCCGTGATAAACAGCGCGGTGAACTTGGCCTCAACGTTGCTGTCTTCCGTCGTCATGGACCGCACTGGACGCAGGTTTCTGTTCGTCATCGGCGGCTTAGGAATGATGCTTTGTGAG GTGGCCATTTCATGGATCATGGCGGATCACCTCGGGAAGCACGGCGGGGTGACCATGCCGCGGAACTACGCGACCGGCGTGCTGGTCCTGATCTGCATGTGCACCTTCAGCTTCGGCTTGTCGTGGGCGCCGCTCAGGTGGGTGGTGCCGAGCGAGATCTACCCGGTGGAGGTCAGGTCGGCCGGGCAGGCCATGAGCATCTCCATCACTCTCTGCATCTCCTTCGTGGAGCTGCAGGTGTTCATCGCGCTGCTCTGCGCCATGAAGTACGCCGTGTTCCTGTTCTACGCTGCCTGGCTCCTGGCCATGACGATCTTCATAGTGGTGTTCCTTCCGGAGACGAAAGGCCTGCCGCTGGAGGCCATGCGGTCGGTGTGGGCGCAGCATTGGTATTGGAATAGGTTTGTCAAGGATGCCAAAGAGGAGGATAACCAAGAAAATTGTTTGTAG
- the LOC117862968 gene encoding sugar transport protein MST1 isoform X2: protein MDSFLSKFFPEVVEGRKNARVDAYCKYDNQWLTAFTSSLWIAGTLSSLVASRVTRMVGRQAIMLIGGALFLAGSIINAAAVNIAMLIIGRMLLGFGLGFTLQAAPVYLSETAPAKWRGAFTSAYNAFVVIGILSATITNYFTNRIPDWGWRVSLGLAAVPGAVVVLGAFFVSDTPVSLVMRGQPERARAALQRIRGAEADVDAEFKDIVRAVGVARQNDEGAFRRLFSREYRHYLAIGVAIPVFYEFTGMIVISVFSPVLFRTVGFSSQRAILGSVINSAVNLASTLLSSVVMDRTGRRFLFVIGGLGMMLCEVAISWIMADHLGKHGGVTMPRNYATGVLVLICMCTFSFGLSWAPLRWVVPSEIYPVEVRSAGQAMSISITLCISFVELQVFIALLCAMKYAVFLFYAAWLLAMTIFIVVFLPETKGLPLEAMRSVWAQHWYWNRFVKDAKEEDNQENCL from the exons ATGGACTCGTTCCTGAGCAAGTTCTTCCCGGAAGTGGTGGAGGGTCGGAAGAACGCAAGGGTCGACGCCTACTGCAAGTACGACAACCAGTGGCTGACCGCGTTCACGTCGTCGCTGTGGATCGCCGGCACGCTGTCCTCGCTGGTGGCGAGCCGCGTGACCAGGATGGTGGGCCGCCAGGCCATCATGCTCATCGGCGGCGCGCTGTTCCTTGCCGGCTCCATCATCAACGCCGCCGCGGTGAACATCGCCATGCTCATCATCGGCCGGATGCTGCTCGGCTTCGGCCTCGGGTTCACCTTGCAGGCTGCTCCGGTGTATTTGTCGGAGACAGCGCCGGCGAAGTGGCGCGGCGCCTTCACGTCGGCCTACAACGCCTTCGTGGTCATCGGGATCCTGTCCGCGACCATCACCAACTACTTCACCAACCGCATCCCCGACTGGGGGTGGCGCGTCtccctcggcctcgccgccgtgccgggcgccgtcgtcgtcctggGAGCTTTCTTCGTCTCGGACACGCCCGTCAGCCTCGTCATGCGAGGCCAACCCGAGAGGGCTCGGGCCGCGCTGCAGCGCATCCGCGGAGCGGAGGCGGACGTCGACGCCGAATTCAAGGACATCGTCCGCGCCGTGGGCGTGGCGCGGCAGAACGACGAGGGCGCGTTCCGGAGGCTGTTCAGCAGGGAGTACCGGCACTACCTGGCGATCGGGGTGGCCATTCCCGTGTTCTACGAGTTCACCGGCATGATCGTCATCTCCGTCTTCTCGCCGGTGCTGTTCCGGACGGTTGGGTTCAGCAGCCAGAGGGCTATCCTTGGGTCCGTGATAAACAGCGCGGTGAACTTGGCCTCAACGTTGCTGTCTTCCGTCGTCATGGACCGCACTGGACGCAGGTTTCTGTTCGTCATCGGCGGCTTAGGAATGATGCTTTGTGAG GTGGCCATTTCATGGATCATGGCGGATCACCTCGGGAAGCACGGCGGGGTGACCATGCCGCGGAACTACGCGACCGGCGTGCTGGTCCTGATCTGCATGTGCACCTTCAGCTTCGGCTTGTCGTGGGCGCCGCTCAGGTGGGTGGTGCCGAGCGAGATCTACCCGGTGGAGGTCAGGTCGGCCGGGCAGGCCATGAGCATCTCCATCACTCTCTGCATCTCCTTCGTGGAGCTGCAGGTGTTCATCGCGCTGCTCTGCGCCATGAAGTACGCCGTGTTCCTGTTCTACGCTGCCTGGCTCCTGGCCATGACGATCTTCATAGTGGTGTTCCTTCCGGAGACGAAAGGCCTGCCGCTGGAGGCCATGCGGTCGGTGTGGGCGCAGCATTGGTATTGGAATAGGTTTGTCAAGGATGCCAAAGAGGAGGATAACCAAGAAAATTGTTTGTAG